One genomic segment of Strix aluco isolate bStrAlu1 chromosome 7, bStrAlu1.hap1, whole genome shotgun sequence includes these proteins:
- the HIF1AN gene encoding hypoxia-inducible factor 1-alpha inhibitor isoform X2, which produces MAAASSSSSSSAAAGCREGPGVAAGPGWTDSQFRRYSFETRPIPRLSHSDPRAEELIENEEPVVLTDTNLVYPALKWDLDYLQENIGNGDFSVYSASTHKFLYYDEKKMANFKNFKPKSSREEMKFAEFVDRLKEIQQKGSAERLYLQQTLNDTVGRKIVVDFLGFNWNWINKQQGKRGWGQLTSNLLLIGMEGNVTPAHYDEQQNFFAQIKGYKRCILFPPDQFECLYPYPVHHPCDRQSQVDFDNPDYEKFPNFRSVVGYETVVGPGDVLYIPMYWWHHIESLLNGGITITVNFWYKGAPTPKRIEYPLKAHQKVAIMRNIEKMLGEALGNPQEVGPLLNMMIKGRYD; this is translated from the exons ATGGCggcggcctcctcctcctcctcctcgtcggCGGCCGCGGGCTGCCGGGAGGGCCCAGGGGTAGCGGCAGGGCCCGGGTGGACCGACTCCCAGTTCCGTCGTTACTCTTTCGAGACGCGGCCCATCCCTCGGCTCAGCCACAGCGACCCCCGCGCCGAGGAGCTCATCGAGAACGAG GAGCCAGTGGTGCTGACAGATACAAATCTGGTTTATCCTGCTCTGAAATGGGACCTGGACTACCTCCAGGAAAACATTGGCAATGGGGACTTCTCAGTGTATAGTGCCAGCACACACAAGTTTTTGTACTATGATGAGAAAAAGATGGCCAATTTTAAGAACTTCAAACCCAAGTCAAGCAGGGAAGAAATGAAGTTTGCTGAGTTTGTGGACAGACtcaaagaaatacaacaaaaagggAGTGCTGAGAG GCTATATCTGCAGCAAACCCTGAATGACACAGTTGGAAGGAAGATTGTGGTGGATTTCCTTGGCTTCAACTGGAACTGGATTAACAAGCAGCAAGGGAAACGTGGCTGGGGTCAACTGACTTCTAACTTGCTTCTTATTGGTATGGAAG GGAATGTGACACCAGCTCATTATGATGAGCAGCAGAACTTCTTCGCTCAGATTAAGGGTTACAAGAGGTGTATTTTGTTCCCTCCTGATCAGTTTGAATGCCTCTACCCTTATCCTGTGCACCATCCGTGTGACAGACAGAGCCAG gTGGACTTTGACAATCCTGACTATGAGAAGTTTCCGAACTTCCGGAGCGTGGTTGGCTATGAGACGGTGGTGGGTCCAGGAGATGTGCTATACATACCTATGTACTG GTGGCACCACATTGAGTCTCTCCTGAATGGGGGGATTACCATCACTGTGAACTTCTGGTACAAG GGTGCCCCAACTCCAAAGAGAATTGAATATCCATTAAAGGCTCATCAGAAAGTGGCGATAATGAGGAACATTGAGAAGATGTTGGGAGAAGCCTTAGGAAATCCACAAGAG GTGGGTCCCTTGTTGAATATGATGATTAAGGGACGGTATGACTAA
- the HIF1AN gene encoding hypoxia-inducible factor 1-alpha inhibitor isoform X1 has protein sequence MAAASSSSSSSAAAGCREGPGVAAGPGWTDSQFRRYSFETRPIPRLSHSDPRAEELIENEEPVVLTDTNLVYPALKWDLDYLQENIGNGDFSVYSASTHKFLYYDEKKMANFKNFKPKSSREEMKFAEFVDRLKEIQQKGSAERLYLQQTLNDTVGRKIVVDFLGFNWNWINKQQGKRGWGQLTSNLLLIGMEGNVTPAHYDEQQNFFAQIKGYKRCILFPPDQFECLYPYPVHHPCDRQSQVDFDNPDYEKFPNFRSVVGYETVVGPGDVLYIPMYCKWDMFCDILGQSASASCLLDASSP, from the exons ATGGCggcggcctcctcctcctcctcctcgtcggCGGCCGCGGGCTGCCGGGAGGGCCCAGGGGTAGCGGCAGGGCCCGGGTGGACCGACTCCCAGTTCCGTCGTTACTCTTTCGAGACGCGGCCCATCCCTCGGCTCAGCCACAGCGACCCCCGCGCCGAGGAGCTCATCGAGAACGAG GAGCCAGTGGTGCTGACAGATACAAATCTGGTTTATCCTGCTCTGAAATGGGACCTGGACTACCTCCAGGAAAACATTGGCAATGGGGACTTCTCAGTGTATAGTGCCAGCACACACAAGTTTTTGTACTATGATGAGAAAAAGATGGCCAATTTTAAGAACTTCAAACCCAAGTCAAGCAGGGAAGAAATGAAGTTTGCTGAGTTTGTGGACAGACtcaaagaaatacaacaaaaagggAGTGCTGAGAG GCTATATCTGCAGCAAACCCTGAATGACACAGTTGGAAGGAAGATTGTGGTGGATTTCCTTGGCTTCAACTGGAACTGGATTAACAAGCAGCAAGGGAAACGTGGCTGGGGTCAACTGACTTCTAACTTGCTTCTTATTGGTATGGAAG GGAATGTGACACCAGCTCATTATGATGAGCAGCAGAACTTCTTCGCTCAGATTAAGGGTTACAAGAGGTGTATTTTGTTCCCTCCTGATCAGTTTGAATGCCTCTACCCTTATCCTGTGCACCATCCGTGTGACAGACAGAGCCAG gTGGACTTTGACAATCCTGACTATGAGAAGTTTCCGAACTTCCGGAGCGTGGTTGGCTATGAGACGGTGGTGGGTCCAGGAGATGTGCTATACATACCTATGTACTG CAAGTGGGATATGTTCTGTGATATCTTGGGCCAGTCTGCTTCTGCTTCCTGTCTGTTGGATGCCAGTTCTCCCTGA